One genomic segment of bacterium includes these proteins:
- the tadA gene encoding Flp pilus assembly complex ATPase component TadA, whose amino-acid sequence MSSKKKPIGQLLLEKGLITSEQLELALNEQQKSGGLLGRILVDLGFVTEADILSTLGAQTGMPAANLPEMNIPPEVLEKVSAPIAKVYKIIPVKMEENILYIAMSDPLNINVLDDLRFMLECEVRGMVSNEKDIEEAIFKYYGEKTETVQDVLKGMETGAIEIKGSIEDEDEDVHDVATLQELAHQVPVVKLLNLVLIQAIKDKASDLHFEPFEDQFKIRYRVDGMLYEMIPPPRHLALAVTSRIKVMAGMDIAERRLPQDGRIQLNMGGREVDLRISTLPITHGESVVIRILDRGAVMLSLEQVGLLEEDLRILRNLIKKPNGIILVTGPTGCGKTTTLYSALGEINSPEDKIITTEDPVEYDLAGIIQVQIRAHIGLTFSKCLRSILRQDPDKILVGEIRDLETAEMSIQASLTGHLVLSTLHTNDAASTIVRLIDMDIEPFLITSTLEAIVAQRLVRKICSSCKEEYSPDVKELSLIGLKSGDVKGKKFYRGKGCEICNGIGYKGRIGIFEILVVNDEIRTLIVDKATAGDLRKKSHEKGMSMLREDGLRKIWMGITTIEEVARETQGVEI is encoded by the coding sequence ATGTCTAGCAAAAAGAAGCCTATTGGACAGTTATTACTTGAGAAGGGGCTAATAACATCTGAGCAGTTAGAACTTGCTCTGAATGAGCAACAAAAATCCGGCGGCTTGCTTGGCAGAATTTTGGTAGATCTTGGTTTTGTGACAGAAGCAGATATCTTGTCTACATTAGGGGCGCAAACCGGAATGCCTGCTGCAAATCTACCTGAAATGAATATCCCTCCAGAAGTTTTGGAAAAGGTTTCAGCTCCAATCGCGAAAGTATATAAGATTATTCCTGTAAAAATGGAAGAGAATATTCTGTATATAGCTATGTCGGATCCTTTAAATATTAACGTCTTAGACGATTTGCGGTTCATGTTAGAATGTGAAGTAAGGGGTATGGTAAGCAATGAGAAAGATATTGAAGAGGCTATTTTTAAATATTATGGGGAAAAAACAGAGACTGTTCAGGACGTGTTAAAAGGCATGGAAACAGGAGCCATAGAAATCAAGGGGAGCATTGAGGATGAGGATGAAGATGTTCATGATGTAGCAACTCTTCAGGAGCTTGCGCATCAGGTTCCTGTAGTTAAATTGCTTAATTTAGTGCTTATTCAGGCAATAAAGGATAAGGCTAGTGATCTGCATTTTGAGCCGTTTGAAGACCAATTTAAGATCAGATATCGTGTGGATGGAATGCTTTATGAAATGATTCCGCCGCCTAGGCATTTGGCTTTAGCAGTAACTTCCAGGATTAAGGTCATGGCAGGAATGGACATTGCAGAGAGAAGATTGCCCCAGGATGGAAGAATCCAGCTTAATATGGGTGGAAGAGAAGTAGACCTTCGTATATCAACTTTACCAATAACTCATGGAGAAAGTGTTGTGATACGGATATTGGATAGAGGAGCCGTTATGCTCTCTCTGGAGCAGGTAGGGCTTTTAGAGGAAGATTTAAGGATATTAAGAAATTTAATTAAAAAGCCTAATGGCATTATTCTCGTCACAGGCCCAACAGGATGTGGCAAGACTACAACTCTTTATTCTGCTTTAGGAGAAATTAATTCTCCGGAAGACAAGATAATTACCACAGAAGACCCTGTTGAGTATGATTTGGCAGGTATTATACAAGTGCAAATAAGGGCCCATATAGGTTTAACTTTTTCCAAGTGTCTCAGAAGTATATTGAGACAGGATCCTGATAAGATTTTAGTAGGAGAGATCCGCGATCTGGAGACTGCAGAAATGTCTATTCAGGCTTCACTTACAGGGCATTTAGTGCTGAGCACGTTACATACTAATGATGCAGCTAGTACGATTGTCAGGCTTATTGATATGGACATTGAGCCTTTTCTTATAACATCAACGCTGGAGGCTATTGTTGCGCAACGACTTGTTAGGAAAATATGTTCTAGCTGCAAAGAAGAGTATTCTCCAGATGTGAAAGAATTATCCTTAATTGGACTTAAGTCTGGGGACGTGAAAGGCAAGAAGTTTTATAGGGGCAAAGGATGCGAAATATGCAATGGTATTGGATATAAGGGGCGAATAGGTATTTTTGAGATACTTGTTGTTAATGATGAAATAAGAACTCTTATTGTTGATAAGGCAACTGCTGGTGACCTTAGAAAAAAATCTCACGAAAAAGGGATGTCAATGTTGAGGGAAGATGGATTAAGGAAGATATGGATGGGCATCACTACCATTGAGGAAGTAGCAAGAGAGACACAGGGAGTGGAGATATAG
- the dapA gene encoding 4-hydroxy-tetrahydrodipicolinate synthase, which yields MFEGSIVAIVTPFKDDKIDEQRLSELIEFHISEGTSAILPCGCTGEAATLTHKEQEYMIKLVIDIVNKRVPVIAGTGSNSTEEALALTRSAKGAGADGALLITPYYNKPTPRGQYLHYEKIAKAVDIPIILYNVPSRTGISILPKTVAELSKIDNIIGIKEASGSLDQVSDIIGLCDITVLSGDDALTLPMMALGAKGVISVAANVVPKHMAMMVKSFLNGNLEESRKIHFNLFPLFKALFYETNPIPVKTALGMMGKISPQLRLPLCEIEKGNREKLRGVLTDIGVLS from the coding sequence ATGTTTGAAGGGTCAATAGTTGCAATAGTTACACCATTTAAAGATGATAAGATTGACGAACAGAGATTATCAGAGCTTATCGAGTTTCATATTTCAGAGGGCACAAGTGCGATCCTTCCATGTGGATGTACAGGAGAGGCAGCTACGCTTACTCACAAAGAGCAGGAATACATGATAAAATTAGTTATTGATATTGTTAATAAGAGAGTTCCTGTAATTGCAGGAACAGGTTCAAATAGTACTGAAGAAGCTCTGGCACTTACAAGATCCGCCAAAGGCGCTGGAGCAGATGGAGCATTACTGATTACTCCATACTATAATAAACCAACTCCTAGAGGACAGTACTTACATTATGAGAAGATAGCAAAGGCAGTGGATATCCCTATCATACTGTATAATGTGCCTTCAAGAACAGGCATAAGTATTCTGCCCAAGACAGTTGCTGAGCTTTCAAAGATTGATAATATTATTGGTATAAAGGAAGCAAGCGGGAGCTTGGATCAGGTCAGCGATATAATAGGTCTGTGTGATATAACTGTTCTTTCAGGAGACGACGCTCTAACCTTGCCTATGATGGCGCTTGGAGCAAAAGGAGTAATATCAGTCGCGGCAAATGTAGTTCCAAAACACATGGCTATGATGGTAAAGAGTTTTTTGAATGGTAATTTAGAAGAATCCAGAAAAATTCATTTTAACTTGTTTCCTCTATTTAAGGCATTATTCTATGAAACAAATCCAATACCTGTAAAAACAGCTCTTGGAATGATGGGGAAGATTAGTCCTCAATTAAGACTGCCTCTTTGCGAGATAGAGAAGGGAAACAGGGAAAAATTGAGAGGAGTATTGACTGACATAGGAGTTTTGTCATGA
- a CDS encoding type II secretion system F family protein: MAVYAYVAMNNRGKEISGSVEAETSTLAISQIRDMGYFPTKVYEKSPASGTSTSAKSAKAGSPTSMNIQIKLPGIGDRIKPRQLAVFVRQLATLLGAGLPLLRSLNVLKDQAKPGIMKETFSGIAADIEGGATFSDALTKYPKSFSKLFVNMIKAGEVGGILEAVLERLAEFSEKEEALKKKIKSAMVYPILVTVAAAGILTFLIIVVIPTFKKMFEDFNTELPGATVMLLKMSDVFKDWRNILVVLGSLVGLFIIYKLIRKTRKGLYYSDKLKLYIPIIGPLARKTAIGRFARTFATLIGSGVPILQALTIVKDTSGNDVIAQAMASVRDSVREGESIAGPLQASGIFPPLVTNMVDVGEETGALDKMLLKVADAYDQEVDAAVAALTSAIEPIMIVGMGGVVGFIVVALFLPLIKLATAIV, translated from the coding sequence ATGGCTGTTTATGCTTATGTTGCGATGAATAATCGCGGTAAAGAGATAAGTGGAAGTGTTGAGGCAGAAACTTCTACTTTGGCAATATCCCAGATAAGAGATATGGGATATTTCCCTACGAAGGTTTATGAAAAGTCTCCAGCTTCTGGTACTTCAACATCTGCTAAATCAGCAAAGGCTGGTAGTCCTACAAGTATGAATATTCAGATTAAACTGCCAGGAATTGGTGATAGAATAAAACCCAGACAGTTAGCAGTTTTTGTCAGACAATTGGCAACCTTGCTTGGCGCAGGGCTTCCTTTATTGAGGAGTCTTAATGTTCTGAAGGATCAGGCTAAACCTGGTATTATGAAAGAAACTTTCTCAGGGATAGCTGCAGATATTGAAGGAGGTGCTACGTTTTCAGATGCGCTTACCAAATATCCCAAAAGCTTTTCAAAACTTTTTGTTAATATGATAAAAGCTGGTGAAGTTGGCGGGATTTTAGAGGCAGTTTTGGAAAGGTTGGCCGAGTTTTCAGAAAAAGAGGAAGCATTAAAAAAGAAGATTAAATCTGCTATGGTTTATCCTATACTCGTTACTGTTGCGGCTGCAGGAATACTTACTTTTTTGATTATAGTAGTTATACCAACCTTTAAAAAGATGTTTGAAGATTTTAATACAGAGTTGCCGGGCGCTACTGTAATGCTGCTAAAAATGTCGGATGTTTTCAAGGATTGGAGAAATATTCTTGTTGTTCTAGGATCATTAGTTGGACTATTTATAATATACAAGCTTATTAGAAAAACACGGAAAGGGCTGTATTATTCAGATAAACTTAAATTGTATATCCCTATTATTGGTCCTTTGGCCAGAAAAACAGCTATTGGCAGATTTGCAAGAACATTTGCAACCCTGATCGGAAGCGGGGTTCCAATACTTCAGGCGCTTACAATTGTAAAGGATACATCAGGCAATGACGTGATAGCTCAGGCAATGGCGTCTGTTCGTGATAGTGTCAGAGAAGGAGAATCAATAGCAGGCCCCCTTCAAGCAAGCGGGATATTTCCGCCGCTGGTTACCAATATGGTGGATGTTGGAGAAGAAACAGGAGCCTTAGATAAGATGCTGCTTAAAGTAGCAGATGCTTATGATCAAGAAGTAGATGCCGCAGTAGCAGCTTTGACAAGCGCAATAGAGCCAATTATGATTGTAGGTATGGGGGGGGTTGTGGGTTTTATAGTTGTTGCGTTATTCTTACCCTTAATTAAGCTGGCTACAGCGATTGTATAA
- a CDS encoding type II secretion system protein GspG — protein sequence MEFKIKNSELKIVPKAFGTGCRGFTLIELLVVVAIITLLASIIVPNYFKGLEKSKMGKAQADVVLLRKSVDLFRADNGGDLPASIAVLVSGKYLSKAVPKDPWGGDYVYTPAEEGGSYTITDGSSKGISETINF from the coding sequence ATGGAATTCAAAATTAAAAATTCAGAATTAAAAATTGTCCCGAAAGCTTTCGGGACAGGCTGCCGTGGTTTCACCCTTATTGAGTTATTGGTTGTAGTGGCAATTATCACATTGCTTGCTTCAATAATAGTGCCTAATTATTTTAAAGGACTTGAGAAATCCAAGATGGGAAAGGCGCAGGCAGATGTGGTGCTCTTAAGAAAAAGCGTTGATCTTTTCAGAGCTGATAATGGCGGAGACCTTCCTGCGAGCATTGCTGTTCTTGTATCGGGGAAATATCTAAGCAAAGCAGTTCCGAAAGATCCCTGGGGAGGAGATTATGTATATACACCAGCAGAGGAAGGAGGCAGCTACACAATAACTGATGGAAGCAGCAAGGGCATATCAGAGACAATTAATTTTTAG
- a CDS encoding FHA domain-containing protein, translating into MKHKLLVFISSVVFIVLAFCQHAFAVSKIERFVIEHPVGLFFLIIGPVVGALFIYWIVLYIFHFGKAGRDIVKEKKERLKIDEQKHELFTKIPEGSVEQALSLPSARLIARSQHGFLEEHKLHSDKEFFIGRSDTCDIRIKEPRASRLHAKIRPEKEGYILYDLVSKGGTRVNAVKIKRHRLRHNDRIGIGYTEIIFKLEV; encoded by the coding sequence ATGAAACATAAGTTATTGGTTTTTATTTCAAGTGTGGTTTTTATTGTGTTGGCATTTTGCCAGCATGCTTTTGCTGTTAGTAAAATTGAAAGATTCGTAATAGAGCATCCTGTAGGATTATTTTTCTTAATTATAGGTCCTGTAGTAGGCGCTTTATTTATTTATTGGATAGTTCTTTACATATTCCATTTTGGCAAAGCAGGAAGAGATATTGTTAAAGAAAAAAAAGAACGGTTGAAGATAGATGAACAAAAACACGAATTATTCACTAAAATTCCTGAAGGGAGTGTTGAACAAGCCCTTTCCCTGCCTTCTGCCAGATTAATTGCTAGAAGTCAGCATGGGTTTTTAGAAGAGCATAAATTGCACTCTGATAAAGAATTTTTTATTGGAAGGAGCGATACCTGTGACATTAGGATTAAAGAGCCCAGGGCATCCAGACTGCATGCAAAAATCAGGCCTGAAAAAGAGGGGTACATTCTCTATGATTTGGTTAGTAAGGGAGGAACCAGGGTTAATGCTGTAAAGATAAAGAGACATCGTCTTAGACATAATGACAGAATTGGAATAGGATATACAGAAATAATATTCAAGTTAGAGGTATAA
- a CDS encoding sigma-54 dependent transcriptional regulator, with the protein MQKSRILVVDNELNMQKTLSAILHQHGYDVRVCGDGKEAIEILDTEQFNLIITDIKMPCMDGMTLLSTVRKKNNETPVIIITGHATVDSAIDAVKLEAYDYIKKPCMPEEILFSVRRAVEHEKLISENSYLHNQLKEKFSFRGLIGNNKKMQEVYQLVQKVSKANAAILIRGESGTGKELIASAIHYNSQRKNNKFLAINCGALPENLLESELFGHEKGAFTGAISSRKGIFEAADKGTIFLDEIGDLSLDTQMKLLRVLQDGEFRGVGGTRQIKVDVRIISATNKNLEARIKEGLFREDLYYRINVIAIDMPPLRERKDDIALLVKHFLEKYNPLKSKGVVPKRISSETMDLLVNFDWPGNVRELENVIERAVTLQEGSCILPEDLPAGIGFQPAHIPAITGEKFREARTAFEKGFLINILKKTNRNISLASKKAGISRRHFYEKMKLYGIKR; encoded by the coding sequence ATGCAAAAATCAAGAATTTTAGTTGTAGATAATGAACTAAATATGCAGAAGACACTTTCTGCTATCCTTCATCAGCATGGCTATGATGTCAGAGTATGTGGCGATGGAAAAGAAGCCATAGAAATTTTAGATACCGAGCAATTCAATTTAATAATCACTGATATAAAGATGCCTTGTATGGATGGAATGACTCTGTTGTCAACCGTGAGAAAGAAGAACAATGAAACGCCTGTTATAATTATTACAGGGCATGCTACAGTGGATTCAGCAATTGATGCAGTAAAGCTTGAAGCTTATGATTATATAAAGAAACCATGCATGCCAGAGGAGATTCTTTTCTCTGTGCGTAGGGCGGTAGAACACGAAAAGCTGATAAGCGAAAATTCGTATTTACATAATCAGCTGAAAGAAAAATTTAGCTTTAGGGGATTAATAGGGAATAATAAGAAAATGCAGGAGGTCTATCAGCTGGTGCAAAAGGTCTCTAAAGCCAATGCTGCTATACTAATAAGAGGGGAGAGCGGAACTGGTAAGGAGTTAATAGCCAGTGCAATTCACTATAACAGTCAGCGTAAGAACAACAAGTTTCTTGCTATAAATTGCGGAGCTTTGCCGGAGAATCTGTTGGAAAGTGAATTATTTGGTCATGAGAAAGGCGCATTTACAGGTGCTATAAGCAGTAGAAAAGGAATATTTGAGGCGGCTGATAAAGGGACTATTTTTCTTGATGAGATAGGAGATCTTTCTTTAGACACACAGATGAAATTATTGCGCGTTCTTCAGGATGGAGAATTTAGAGGAGTGGGAGGGACTCGGCAAATTAAGGTTGATGTGAGGATTATAAGCGCAACTAACAAGAATTTAGAAGCCCGTATAAAAGAGGGCCTGTTTAGGGAAGATTTATATTACAGAATAAATGTAATTGCTATTGACATGCCTCCTCTTAGAGAAAGGAAAGATGATATAGCTCTTTTAGTAAAGCACTTTTTAGAAAAGTATAATCCCCTAAAATCCAAGGGAGTAGTGCCTAAACGAATTTCTTCTGAAACCATGGATTTGCTTGTAAATTTTGACTGGCCGGGTAATGTTAGAGAGCTGGAAAATGTAATTGAACGCGCAGTAACCTTGCAGGAAGGGTCATGTATTCTTCCTGAGGATTTGCCTGCGGGGATAGGTTTTCAACCTGCCCACATCCCTGCAATTACAGGAGAGAAATTTCGTGAAGCACGAACTGCCTTTGAAAAGGGGTTTTTAATCAATATATTAAAAAAGACAAATAGAAATATATCCCTTGCTTCAAAGAAAGCCGGCATAAGCAGGCGCCATTTCTATGAGAAGATGAAGTTATATGGAATTAAAAGATAA
- a CDS encoding GspH/FimT family pseudopilin: MIVLAIMGIMLVAAIPSFVQFTRNSRIKSGAQMVVSVLRTARSHAIKRRKKCAVLFNFNTDAHNLGYAVKIYWDPDDYDEGGSVTNWKTLPKTIIMTDGVTGGLPVYSPNGVPFPNDSDPAALTVKYIYFTPTGGASKTDGSAILISDGTHEDTSCIGITGITGRIKTSRE, from the coding sequence ATGATAGTGCTTGCAATCATGGGCATTATGCTTGTTGCGGCAATCCCCTCCTTTGTCCAGTTTACAAGAAATTCCAGGATAAAGAGCGGAGCGCAGATGGTTGTTTCCGTTCTTCGCACTGCGCGCAGTCATGCGATAAAGAGAAGAAAAAAGTGCGCGGTTCTTTTTAACTTCAATACGGATGCACACAACCTTGGATACGCGGTAAAAATTTACTGGGATCCTGATGACTATGATGAAGGAGGCTCTGTAACTAACTGGAAAACTTTGCCTAAGACAATAATTATGACAGATGGAGTAACTGGAGGTTTGCCTGTATACAGTCCTAATGGGGTTCCATTTCCGAATGATTCAGATCCAGCTGCTCTTACTGTAAAATACATTTATTTTACACCTACAGGTGGGGCATCAAAGACTGATGGGTCAGCAATTTTGATTAGTGATGGAACACATGAAGACACCTCATGTATTGGAATAACAGGAATTACAGGCAGGATAAAAACGAGTAGAGAATAA
- the gspG gene encoding type II secretion system major pseudopilin GspG translates to MKFKIKNSKLKIVPKAFGAGFTLIELLVVIGIIVLLAGIVMPNFMKQIDKAKKTRARADIHSLENALAMYQTDYGIYPGQSGEDLHGSINVNGNIPELERMLQAVGTNGRGPYLSKDIPNDPYGTKYQYRAPGDTSATYHNPLNNRSYDLWSYGKDKTNDSGGDDDITCWDTGTD, encoded by the coding sequence ATGAAATTTAAAATTAAAAATTCAAAATTAAAAATTGTCCCGAAAGCTTTCGGGGCGGGGTTCACGCTTATTGAGCTTTTGGTTGTAATAGGCATCATTGTGCTTCTTGCAGGTATTGTAATGCCGAACTTTATGAAGCAGATTGACAAGGCGAAGAAAACACGTGCAAGAGCGGACATTCACAGCCTTGAGAACGCGTTAGCAATGTATCAGACGGATTATGGGATATATCCAGGGCAAAGTGGAGAAGACTTACATGGTAGTATTAATGTAAATGGAAATATCCCTGAATTAGAGAGAATGTTACAGGCAGTAGGAACTAATGGACGCGGACCTTATCTTTCAAAGGATATTCCCAATGATCCTTATGGAACAAAATATCAATATAGAGCCCCTGGAGACACCTCTGCTACTTACCATAATCCACTTAATAATCGTAGTTATGATCTCTGGTCTTATGGTAAAGATAAAACCAATGACAGTGGTGGAGATGATGATATAACATGTTGGGATACGGGGACAGACTAA
- the prfB gene encoding peptide chain release factor 2 (programmed frameshift): MEHLKQRLDILRGNLDHAKVYLDYPKKQEEIKQLEKETSKPGFWSDNKKAASIIKQIKILKGVTAPLDILIRETDNALELVELALSEKDNTISSEITEELEKLEKDYKSFELKLTLSGKYDGNNAIMTLHSGAGGTEACDWVEMLLKMYIKWAERRGFKTEIADILAGEEAGIKTVTIMIKGDYAYGYLRSEIGVHRLVRISPFDANKRRHTSFCSVDVIAEVEDEIDVDIKEDDLRIDTYRASGHGGQHINTTDSAVRITHLPTGIVTQCQNERSQLKNKLTAMKVLKARLVEYHRRKKEEEMQEYNKDKKKIEWGSQIRSYVFQPYTLVKDHRTGAEAGNVQAVMDGHIDKFIEAFLKIK, translated from the exons ATGGAGCATCTAAAACAGAGATTGGATATATTGAGGGGAAATTTGGATCACGCAAAGGTGTATCTT GACTACCCCAAGAAACAGGAAGAAATAAAGCAGTTAGAAAAAGAAACTTCAAAGCCGGGCTTCTGGTCAGATAACAAAAAAGCCGCCAGTATTATAAAACAGATCAAAATCCTAAAAGGTGTTACTGCGCCTCTTGATATTCTCATTAGAGAAACAGATAACGCTTTAGAACTGGTTGAGCTCGCCTTATCAGAGAAGGATAATACAATCTCTTCTGAGATTACCGAGGAACTTGAAAAACTGGAGAAGGATTATAAAAGTTTTGAATTGAAATTGACTTTAAGCGGTAAGTATGACGGAAATAACGCTATTATGACTCTTCATTCAGGCGCAGGAGGGACGGAAGCGTGCGACTGGGTAGAGATGCTGCTGAAAATGTATATCAAGTGGGCGGAAAGAAGAGGTTTTAAAACAGAGATCGCGGACATTCTGGCAGGTGAAGAAGCTGGTATAAAAACCGTGACGATTATGATTAAGGGTGATTACGCATATGGCTACCTGCGTTCGGAAATAGGTGTGCACAGGCTTGTAAGAATATCTCCATTCGACGCGAACAAAAGAAGACATACCTCATTCTGTTCAGTTGATGTAATTGCGGAGGTGGAAGACGAAATTGATGTTGATATTAAGGAAGACGATCTAAGAATTGATACTTACCGTGCAAGCGGTCATGGAGGACAGCATATCAATACCACTGACTCTGCTGTGCGTATTACACATCTGCCAACAGGCATAGTCACACAATGCCAGAATGAACGCTCTCAGCTTAAAAACAAGTTGACTGCAATGAAAGTTCTAAAAGCGCGGCTCGTTGAATACCACAGGCGAAAGAAGGAAGAAGAAATGCAAGAATACAATAAAGATAAGAAGAAGATAGAATGGGGTTCTCAGATCCGTTCATATGTATTCCAGCCTTATACTCTTGTTAAGGATCACAGAACAGGCGCTGAAGCAGGAAATGTCCAGGCAGTTATGGATGGACATATTGATAAATTTATAGAAGCATTTTTAAAGATAAAATAA
- a CDS encoding prepilin-type N-terminal cleavage/methylation domain-containing protein — MKFKIQNSKLKITANDCRAFTLIEIMITTAVLALLITGIYTIFKGGTDSWTKGNVRMERYQNARAILEMMSREISCAMVNEARKIYMLGVDESESKVKGTRSTKDELFFVAPLYPKSDLEESGNTTKSDLCELGYWVKDDTELMQHRRVTADFIYETYSGSTNDNPLGLAVAGLRFYYYYNNVDADSQVNWDSLKDQYPIDGYADGLPKKIKIVLKTRDEEAREDTQTFETTVFMPGAE, encoded by the coding sequence ATGAAATTCAAAATTCAAAATTCAAAATTAAAAATTACAGCCAATGACTGCCGTGCTTTTACATTGATTGAAATCATGATTACAACAGCAGTTCTGGCTTTATTGATAACAGGCATTTACACTATTTTTAAAGGCGGCACTGATTCATGGACAAAGGGCAATGTGAGGATGGAGCGGTATCAGAATGCAAGAGCAATTCTGGAAATGATGTCAAGAGAGATCTCCTGTGCAATGGTCAATGAGGCGAGAAAGATATACATGCTTGGAGTGGATGAATCAGAATCTAAGGTAAAGGGAACAAGAAGCACTAAGGATGAACTATTTTTTGTCGCTCCTCTATATCCAAAGTCCGATTTAGAAGAGTCTGGAAACACTACTAAGTCTGATCTGTGTGAATTAGGTTACTGGGTAAAGGATGACACGGAACTTATGCAGCATCGTAGAGTAACTGCTGATTTTATTTATGAGACATATTCCGGGTCTACTAATGATAATCCACTTGGCCTTGCGGTGGCAGGACTTCGCTTTTATTATTACTATAACAATGTTGATGCGGATTCCCAGGTAAACTGGGATTCTCTTAAGGATCAATATCCAATTGATGGATATGCTGACGGCTTACCAAAGAAAATAAAGATAGTTCTCAAAACAAGGGATGAAGAGGCGAGAGAAGACACTCAGACATTTGAGACCACTGTGTTTATGCCGGGAGCAGAATGA
- a CDS encoding prepilin-type N-terminal cleavage/methylation domain-containing protein, with product MSETKIMFRILRIRILNLFRICSTRAFSLLELVISMAILSIALLGLIQMFPVGLRASKHAGDHTMMTFLGQQKMSDIEQSKPIDSTTSNTIFSEYPSFSWVRTVTNLNNLMNVENLYRASVLIYSNDGGDTRIEEFTTLYVK from the coding sequence ATGAGTGAAACGAAGATAATGTTTAGAATTTTGAGAATTAGAATTTTAAATTTGTTTCGGATTTGCTCTACTCGTGCTTTCAGTCTTCTTGAACTTGTTATTTCAATGGCTATTCTGTCTATCGCTCTTCTTGGACTTATTCAAATGTTCCCTGTAGGTCTCAGGGCAAGCAAGCATGCTGGTGATCACACAATGATGACATTTCTCGGTCAGCAGAAAATGAGTGATATTGAGCAGAGTAAACCCATAGACAGCACAACAAGTAACACAATTTTTTCAGAATATCCTTCGTTTTCATGGGTACGGACAGTTACTAATCTTAATAATCTTATGAATGTTGAGAATCTATACAGGGCATCTGTATTGATTTATTCCAATGATGGAGGCGATACCAGAATTGAGGAATTTACAACGCTTTATGTTAAGTAA